One region of Edaphobacter bradus genomic DNA includes:
- a CDS encoding class I mannose-6-phosphate isomerase, protein MLAPHLGDDRVFGRMNGLTIEDWFDPKELIRMREDVIAAAKRGTVFVIGSGAALLAPECDALVYADMARWEIQLRYRRFEMGNLGCDNKEASFAEKYKCGFFAEWRAADRLKKHLLPVVDFLLDTNDARAPKMICGDTFRKALAHVARRPFRVVPYFDPGPWGGHWMEEVCDLPKDSPNHAWCFDCVPEENSLLLGYGKQRIEVPAVDLVFAHPRELLGDAVHARFGTEFPIRFDFLDTMGGGNLSLQVHPLTEFIQDRFGMHYTQDESYYLLDAAPGAVVYLGLKEGIDRAKMSRDLHAAQTEGGEFPTDEYVNQFPAQPHDHFLIPAGTIHCSGKDSMVLEISATPYIFTFKLWDWGRLGLDGQPRPIHIEHGLANIQWDRTTAWTRKNLVNSVEPVAAGDGWREEVTGLHEREFIETRRHWFTGTVPHNTHGGVNVLNLVQGEEALVESPSGAFEPYVVHYAETFIVPAAVGEFTIRPHGAAIGTECATIKAFVRTEPGA, encoded by the coding sequence ATGCTCGCACCACATCTGGGCGATGATCGCGTATTTGGCCGCATGAACGGGCTTACCATTGAAGATTGGTTTGACCCAAAAGAGTTGATACGAATGCGCGAAGATGTGATCGCAGCGGCGAAGCGCGGGACTGTGTTTGTCATTGGCTCGGGAGCGGCATTACTGGCACCGGAGTGCGATGCTTTGGTGTATGCAGACATGGCCCGGTGGGAGATCCAGTTACGATACCGGCGCTTCGAGATGGGCAATCTAGGCTGCGACAACAAAGAGGCAAGTTTTGCTGAAAAATACAAGTGCGGCTTTTTTGCGGAGTGGCGCGCAGCGGACCGGCTGAAGAAGCACCTTTTGCCTGTGGTTGATTTTCTCCTCGACACGAATGACGCGCGCGCACCGAAGATGATTTGCGGTGATACATTTCGCAAGGCGCTGGCGCATGTAGCGCGGCGCCCCTTCCGCGTTGTGCCCTATTTCGATCCGGGACCGTGGGGCGGACACTGGATGGAAGAGGTATGCGATCTGCCGAAGGATTCACCTAACCATGCGTGGTGCTTCGATTGCGTGCCGGAGGAGAACAGCCTACTGCTGGGGTATGGCAAGCAGCGTATAGAGGTTCCAGCTGTCGATCTGGTCTTCGCTCATCCACGGGAGTTGCTCGGCGATGCAGTGCATGCACGCTTCGGTACGGAGTTTCCGATCCGCTTCGACTTTCTCGACACGATGGGCGGCGGGAATCTCTCGCTTCAGGTACATCCGTTGACCGAGTTCATCCAGGACAGGTTTGGCATGCACTACACACAGGATGAGAGCTATTACCTGCTCGATGCTGCGCCAGGAGCGGTCGTCTATCTGGGACTAAAGGAGGGTATAGACCGCGCAAAGATGTCGCGCGACCTGCATGCGGCACAGACTGAAGGAGGGGAGTTCCCGACGGACGAATACGTGAACCAGTTCCCTGCTCAGCCGCATGACCATTTCCTGATTCCGGCAGGGACGATTCATTGCTCGGGCAAGGACTCCATGGTGCTGGAGATCAGCGCCACACCATATATCTTCACCTTCAAACTGTGGGACTGGGGACGCTTGGGCCTTGACGGCCAGCCGCGTCCGATCCATATCGAGCACGGGCTGGCAAACATCCAGTGGGACCGAACCACCGCGTGGACACGGAAGAATCTCGTCAATAGTGTCGAGCCTGTAGCCGCGGGCGACGGATGGCGCGAAGAGGTGACTGGACTGCATGAGCGCGAGTTCATTGAGACGCGGCGGCACTGGTTCACAGGCACCGTTCCACACAACACGCATGGCGGCGTGAATGTGCTGAATTTGGTGCAAGGCGAGGAGGCATTGGTGGAGAGCCCGTCCGGAGCATTCGAGCCTTACGTTGTGCATTATGCCGAGACGTTCATTGTCCCGGCGGCGGTAGGCGAGTTCACGATTCGGCCGCATGGTGCAGCCATCGGTACAGAGTGCGCGACGATCAAGGCATTCGTGCGCACGGAGCCAGGCGCATGA
- a CDS encoding alpha/beta hydrolase: MSLLHRLEPGARAYMQRLIHEDGEPLQLLSVEAARQYMRDSQPTPLEHVSVSIKAVDAAGIPLTIVRPAQAPGPLPAVLYLHGGGWMLGGIETHARIVRELALRAEAAVVFPHYALAPETRFPVAVEQCCSAARWVQSHGSEHVIDETRMAVAGDSAGGNLAAAVALLMARHNGPALRLQALMCPALQASTTTSSYEEFADGLNLTREAMEWFWNKYVPDVAQRLEPTVSPLQAALSDLSQVAPAVIITAECDVLRDDGERYAQRLADAGVAVTAMRLLGTIHNFPIIDDLQESGPAVTALRVVGDALRTALRE; this comes from the coding sequence ATGAGCCTTCTTCATCGCCTGGAGCCAGGCGCGCGCGCATACATGCAGCGCCTCATCCACGAAGACGGAGAGCCGCTGCAGCTGCTCTCCGTGGAGGCAGCGCGGCAGTACATGCGTGACAGTCAGCCCACGCCGCTGGAGCATGTGTCGGTATCAATTAAAGCCGTGGATGCCGCGGGTATTCCATTGACGATTGTGCGGCCAGCACAGGCACCCGGACCTCTGCCCGCCGTGCTTTATCTGCATGGCGGCGGATGGATGCTGGGCGGCATCGAGACACATGCACGCATCGTACGCGAGTTGGCCTTGCGCGCCGAAGCGGCGGTGGTGTTCCCTCACTATGCTCTAGCCCCGGAAACACGCTTTCCAGTTGCGGTCGAACAGTGCTGCTCCGCAGCACGTTGGGTACAGTCGCACGGTTCAGAGCACGTGATCGACGAAACCCGGATGGCCGTCGCGGGCGACAGCGCAGGTGGCAACCTGGCTGCGGCTGTCGCGTTGCTCATGGCACGGCACAACGGACCAGCTCTGCGGCTGCAAGCGCTGATGTGTCCGGCACTACAGGCGTCGACCACAACGAGCAGCTACGAGGAGTTTGCGGATGGGCTGAACCTCACGCGTGAGGCGATGGAGTGGTTCTGGAACAAGTACGTGCCGGACGTAGCACAGCGGCTCGAACCGACGGTATCACCACTCCAGGCCGCATTGTCCGATTTATCACAGGTCGCTCCGGCGGTGATCATCACCGCGGAGTGCGACGTCTTGCGTGACGATGGCGAACGGTATGCACAGCGGCTTGCCGACGCTGGTGTCGCCGTCACCGCGATGCGGTTGCTCGGGACGATCCATAACTTCCCGATAATCGATGATCTGCAAGAGTCCGGACCCGCGGTTACTGCTCTCCGGGTCGTAGGAGATGCATTGCGGACGGCACTGCGCGAATGA
- a CDS encoding sugar porter family MFS transporter translates to MQMWKGETRVVLNKFLLRSAMTGALGGLLFGFDTAVIAGTTYALKDHFLLSPFQLGFTVSIALWGTVLGASSAGAMGQRIGSRATLRIMAVLYVLSALGCALAWSWPVFLAARFLGGLGIGGSSVLGPVYIAELAPPKYRGRLVGLFQINIVVGILLAYFSNFSIATFHLGALEWRWEFGVSAVPAVLFLLMLFGIPHSPRWLVTQGRAEEARKTLVTIGTPEPEVELEAIIASIHLDASSSKETLFKRQYRVPILLAIGIAAFNQLSGINAVLYYLNDIFVSAGFSRLSGGLQAVVVGAVNLLATLLAMTLIDKLGRKALLLIGCVGMTVGLSGVATVFLTGRGHGSLIYFVTGYTASFALSSGSVLWVYMSEIFPTHVRAKGQALGSTVLWIMNGLISLVFPSLAARSAALPFVFFAVVMAAQFFVTLFFFPETKGLSLEALQEKLDLSEA, encoded by the coding sequence ATGCAAATGTGGAAAGGTGAGACACGAGTGGTTCTGAATAAATTTCTCCTGCGTAGTGCGATGACGGGCGCCTTGGGAGGCCTGTTATTCGGTTTCGATACGGCGGTAATCGCAGGTACAACCTATGCGCTAAAGGATCACTTTCTTCTGAGCCCGTTTCAGCTCGGCTTCACAGTCTCGATTGCGCTGTGGGGAACGGTACTAGGCGCGAGCTCTGCAGGGGCGATGGGACAACGGATCGGCAGCCGCGCGACCCTTCGGATCATGGCGGTTCTCTATGTGCTCTCCGCGCTGGGTTGTGCGCTCGCATGGAGCTGGCCCGTCTTTCTGGCCGCACGCTTTCTCGGTGGCCTCGGCATCGGGGGTTCTTCCGTTCTCGGGCCGGTGTACATTGCGGAACTCGCGCCGCCGAAGTACCGCGGCAGGCTGGTGGGTCTGTTTCAGATCAACATCGTAGTCGGCATCCTGCTCGCGTACTTCTCGAATTTCTCGATCGCCACGTTTCATCTGGGCGCGCTGGAGTGGAGATGGGAGTTCGGCGTGTCCGCGGTGCCCGCAGTCCTCTTCCTGCTGATGCTCTTCGGTATTCCCCATAGCCCTCGCTGGCTGGTGACGCAGGGCAGAGCTGAGGAGGCGCGGAAGACGCTTGTGACGATCGGCACGCCGGAGCCAGAGGTAGAATTGGAGGCGATCATTGCATCAATCCATCTCGATGCGAGCAGCAGCAAGGAAACGCTCTTCAAACGACAGTACCGCGTGCCGATTCTGCTGGCGATTGGGATCGCGGCATTCAACCAACTGTCAGGCATCAATGCAGTGCTGTATTACCTGAACGACATCTTCGTCTCGGCGGGATTTAGCAGGTTATCGGGAGGCCTGCAGGCTGTGGTGGTGGGCGCGGTAAACCTGCTGGCGACGCTATTAGCGATGACTCTAATTGACAAGCTTGGCCGCAAAGCTCTCCTGTTGATCGGCTGCGTAGGTATGACAGTTGGCCTGAGTGGCGTCGCGACAGTCTTTCTTACGGGACGCGGTCATGGTTCGTTGATCTACTTCGTGACGGGCTACACAGCTTCCTTCGCGCTCTCTTCCGGCTCCGTACTGTGGGTGTATATGAGCGAGATCTTTCCGACACATGTACGGGCTAAGGGACAGGCGTTGGGTAGTACCGTACTTTGGATTATGAACGGTCTTATCTCGCTGGTGTTTCCATCGCTGGCCGCAAGATCAGCGGCTTTGCCGTTTGTCTTCTTCGCAGTGGTGATGGCGGCGCAGTTCTTTGTGACGCTGTTCTTCTTCCCGGAGACAAAAGGGCTTTCGCTCGAAGCACTGCAGGAGAAACTGGATCTGAGCGAAGCGTAA
- a CDS encoding sulfite reductase subunit alpha translates to MNTPEGLVPRIPEEAPFTQAQRAWLNGFIAGLYSYAPAPAPPAQKPLRIAVLYGSQTGTAEGLARKLAKELKAAGFEIALNSLEGYVPATLAEERYALFIVSTYGEGEAPDPVQPFFQHLCVQHFPLLGNLSYGLLALGDSHYEQFCQFGRDLDAKLDSLGAVRLMDRVESDVDVKAPFAKWKEAVEKRLREIARQAPPVDPVSATVDDAGSAAEASLETVVRSPMPTAHTRENPYIAPVAEKRPLTHPSSTKQTIHLSFAIDDSSVRYEAGDACGVVPQNSPELVDAVLGQLPFSGNEPVEIPKAGTLPLRQALLERLAITRLSRNMLKQYGALTQCTQLQTLLLPEKQDDLERYLHGRDLVDLLKECPGAFSSPDEFVTLLPKLMPRLYSISSSPSAHRGQVHTTVSIVRYRTYDRDRGGVCSTLLADRVNVGDRLPLYIQPNKKFRLPQDPTASVIMIGPGTGIAPFRAFLHERRATAATGRNWLFFGERSAATDFLYREELENMRSDGHLTQLDTAFSRDQKEKVYVQDLMQQNAQQLWAWLDEGAFIYVCGDATRMARDVSQTLHRIVQEQGGMSEEESENYVNVLGDTFRYQRDVY, encoded by the coding sequence ATGAACACTCCCGAAGGGCTGGTGCCACGTATCCCCGAAGAAGCGCCTTTCACGCAAGCTCAGCGGGCATGGTTAAACGGCTTTATCGCAGGGCTCTATTCGTACGCTCCGGCCCCGGCGCCTCCTGCGCAGAAGCCTCTTCGCATCGCCGTGCTGTACGGGTCGCAGACCGGTACAGCAGAAGGGCTGGCGCGCAAGCTCGCCAAGGAACTGAAGGCGGCTGGCTTCGAAATCGCTCTCAACTCGCTCGAAGGATACGTCCCGGCTACGCTGGCCGAAGAGCGCTACGCTCTCTTCATTGTTTCCACGTATGGAGAGGGTGAGGCTCCAGACCCGGTGCAGCCCTTCTTCCAGCATCTCTGTGTGCAACACTTTCCGCTCCTCGGCAATCTCTCTTATGGATTGCTGGCGCTGGGCGATTCGCATTACGAACAGTTCTGTCAGTTCGGCAGGGATCTGGACGCAAAGCTTGACTCCCTGGGGGCAGTGCGCTTGATGGACCGCGTCGAGAGTGACGTAGACGTCAAAGCTCCCTTCGCGAAGTGGAAGGAAGCTGTGGAGAAGCGCCTCCGCGAGATCGCTCGCCAAGCACCGCCAGTCGATCCGGTCTCTGCAACCGTTGACGACGCGGGCAGCGCTGCGGAAGCATCCCTTGAGACGGTCGTGCGTTCGCCCATGCCGACGGCACACACGCGAGAAAACCCATACATCGCACCAGTCGCCGAAAAGCGACCTCTCACACATCCATCGTCAACCAAGCAGACAATTCATCTGAGTTTCGCGATCGATGATTCCTCGGTCCGTTATGAAGCAGGAGATGCCTGCGGCGTGGTTCCGCAGAACTCTCCGGAGCTGGTCGATGCTGTTCTGGGACAGCTTCCCTTCAGCGGCAACGAACCGGTTGAGATACCCAAAGCCGGCACACTTCCGCTGCGTCAGGCACTGCTCGAGAGGCTGGCGATTACCCGGTTGTCGCGCAATATGCTCAAACAATATGGAGCGCTCACGCAATGCACTCAGTTACAGACGCTGCTGCTGCCGGAGAAGCAGGACGACCTCGAACGCTATCTTCACGGACGCGATCTGGTCGATCTCCTGAAAGAATGCCCGGGAGCGTTCTCTTCGCCGGATGAGTTCGTGACGCTGCTTCCTAAGCTGATGCCGCGGCTGTACTCGATATCGTCCAGTCCCTCGGCGCATCGTGGTCAGGTCCACACCACAGTCTCCATCGTCCGTTATCGCACTTACGACCGCGACCGCGGAGGAGTGTGTTCCACGTTGTTGGCAGACCGGGTCAACGTCGGCGACCGCCTGCCGCTCTATATCCAGCCCAACAAAAAGTTCCGTCTTCCACAAGACCCAACCGCATCCGTCATTATGATCGGTCCAGGAACCGGCATCGCCCCGTTCCGCGCCTTTCTCCACGAACGCCGAGCCACCGCCGCTACAGGACGAAACTGGCTCTTTTTCGGAGAGCGCAGCGCAGCCACAGACTTTCTCTACCGCGAGGAACTTGAGAACATGCGGTCCGACGGACACCTCACCCAACTCGATACCGCCTTCTCGCGCGACCAGAAGGAAAAGGTTTACGTACAGGACCTGATGCAGCAGAACGCGCAGCAGCTTTGGGCCTGGCTCGATGAAGGAGCCTTCATCTATGTTTGTGGCGACGCGACCCGTATGGCCAGGGATGTTAGTCAGACTTTACATCGAATCGTGCAGGAACAAGGCGGGATGTCGGAAGAGGAGTCGGAGAACTATGTGAATGTGCTCGGTGATACCTTCCGATATCAACGAGATGTCTACTGA
- a CDS encoding NirA family protein has product MAASIHIVPKEIQDTFTLEQKEYLSGFLLAVAKRGETFFAGHTANGLITADAASGAANLAAPSQEEAYFGTPVEDLCKEERWKYEENPLDIWEKILAHARENRFPEAGDVFRFKFHGLFYVAPAQDSFMLRLRTPGSILTSHQMRGLAEMAEDWGAGEADITTRSNIQIRQFQPKDIVRVLTKVQSLGMNSRGTGADNIRNITATPTSGLDSHELIDVAPLAQALNFYILNSRDLYGLPRKFNVAFDSGGRVSVVADTNDIAFVATRVLPGRSVPEGVYFRVQLCGITGHRQFATDCGLLLMPEQAIAVAAAMIRVFNENGDRMDRKRARLKYLIDDWGVDKFLDEAEKRLAFPLLRSPLAECEPRGPVDPSGHLGAHPQRQQGLFYLGVAVPVGRLSVAQMRAIADIADEYGSREIRLTVWQNLILPNISGARLEAARNALAAAGLSDSAGTFAAAAIACTGNKGCRFSATDTKSHAVQLAQYLDDRFVIEQPLNLHVTGCPHSCAQHYIGDIGLLGTKAGGEEGYQVLVGGGSDDRQGLGRELISAIRFADLPLVMEKLFSAYTAKRLEGESFLDYTRRHEIEELKAQISTQEQA; this is encoded by the coding sequence ATGGCTGCGTCGATTCATATTGTTCCCAAGGAAATTCAGGACACGTTCACCCTTGAGCAGAAGGAATACCTGAGCGGCTTTCTTCTCGCTGTCGCCAAGCGGGGTGAGACGTTCTTTGCCGGACACACGGCAAACGGACTCATCACCGCAGACGCTGCATCAGGTGCGGCAAACCTGGCTGCGCCGTCGCAGGAAGAGGCTTACTTTGGCACTCCGGTGGAGGACCTCTGCAAGGAGGAGCGCTGGAAGTACGAAGAGAATCCGCTCGATATCTGGGAGAAGATTCTCGCCCATGCCCGCGAAAACCGCTTTCCTGAAGCCGGTGACGTCTTCCGCTTCAAATTTCACGGCCTCTTCTACGTCGCTCCGGCGCAGGATTCTTTCATGCTGCGCCTGCGGACGCCGGGCAGCATCCTGACCTCGCATCAGATGCGCGGCCTGGCCGAGATGGCTGAGGATTGGGGAGCCGGTGAAGCCGACATCACAACCCGCAGCAATATCCAAATCCGGCAATTTCAGCCGAAAGACATTGTGCGCGTACTGACAAAGGTGCAGAGCCTGGGGATGAACTCGCGAGGAACGGGGGCTGACAATATCCGCAACATTACGGCAACCCCTACCAGCGGACTCGATTCACACGAACTGATTGACGTTGCCCCACTCGCGCAGGCGCTGAACTTTTACATCCTCAACTCACGCGACCTCTACGGCCTGCCGCGTAAGTTCAACGTCGCCTTCGATAGCGGCGGCCGCGTCAGCGTCGTTGCAGACACCAATGACATCGCCTTCGTTGCCACCCGTGTGTTACCCGGACGCAGCGTGCCTGAAGGCGTCTACTTCCGGGTGCAGCTTTGCGGCATCACCGGCCATCGCCAGTTCGCGACCGATTGCGGCCTGCTACTTATGCCGGAGCAGGCGATAGCAGTAGCGGCGGCTATGATCCGAGTCTTCAACGAGAACGGTGATCGGATGGACCGCAAACGGGCGCGCCTCAAGTACCTCATCGACGATTGGGGAGTCGACAAGTTCCTTGATGAGGCGGAGAAGCGCCTGGCCTTCCCTCTGCTGCGGTCGCCGCTTGCAGAGTGCGAGCCTCGTGGGCCGGTCGATCCGAGCGGGCATCTGGGCGCGCATCCACAGCGGCAGCAAGGCCTCTTCTACCTGGGAGTCGCGGTGCCGGTAGGGAGGCTAAGCGTGGCCCAGATGCGAGCCATCGCTGACATCGCCGATGAGTACGGCTCAAGAGAGATTCGTCTCACCGTCTGGCAGAATCTGATCCTTCCCAACATCTCCGGCGCGAGGTTGGAAGCCGCGCGGAATGCTCTCGCCGCTGCCGGTCTCAGTGACTCCGCAGGGACGTTTGCCGCAGCTGCAATTGCATGCACAGGCAACAAAGGCTGCCGCTTCTCCGCAACAGATACAAAGAGCCATGCCGTTCAGCTCGCACAATATCTTGATGACAGATTCGTGATCGAGCAGCCTCTCAACCTACATGTCACAGGCTGCCCCCACTCCTGCGCACAACACTACATCGGAGACATCGGCCTGTTGGGAACGAAGGCCGGCGGCGAAGAAGGCTATCAGGTACTTGTGGGAGGAGGAAGCGACGACCGTCAGGGGCTCGGGCGCGAACTTATATCGGCGATTCGCTTTGCAGACCTGCCTCTGGTGATGGAGAAGCTCTTCAGCGCTTACACGGCAAAACGCCTCGAAGGGGAGTCATTTCTCGATTACACGCGCAGACATGAGATCGAAGAGCTCAAGGCCCAGATCTCCACACAGGAGCAGGCATGA
- a CDS encoding formate/nitrite transporter family protein → MDYIKPSEVAETFLIAAVAKSKLPAGQLLLRGFLSGALLGFATAVAFTSTSQGLPPIVGAILFPVGFAMIIVLGLELVTGSFAMLPAATLAGKVGPLTATTNLTWVFLGNLLGGCFFAWLYAAVQTQFHHVPAAGPAALVVAAAQAKTVAYHKLGAAGIGLAAVKAILCNWMVCMGVVMGITSRSTLGKIAACWLPVFTFFTLGYEHSVVNMFVIPAGMLMGAPVSIREWWIWNQIPVTIGNLLGGFLFVGLPMLWLRSEQVQRVAPAGQSAEPGPETFIDPQPSAVEA, encoded by the coding sequence ATGGACTACATCAAGCCTTCCGAGGTCGCTGAGACTTTTCTTATCGCTGCTGTGGCTAAATCGAAGCTGCCCGCCGGCCAGCTTCTACTTCGTGGATTTCTCTCCGGTGCTCTGCTCGGTTTTGCAACTGCTGTCGCCTTCACTTCCACTTCGCAAGGCTTGCCTCCGATCGTCGGAGCGATCCTATTCCCGGTAGGCTTCGCGATGATCATCGTTCTGGGCCTCGAACTCGTCACCGGCAGCTTTGCCATGCTGCCAGCCGCAACACTAGCGGGCAAGGTGGGCCCTCTAACCGCAACTACAAACCTTACCTGGGTATTCCTTGGCAATCTGCTCGGCGGATGCTTCTTTGCCTGGCTGTATGCGGCCGTGCAGACGCAGTTCCATCACGTTCCTGCTGCTGGCCCAGCGGCGTTGGTCGTTGCAGCGGCACAGGCGAAGACGGTCGCCTACCACAAACTCGGAGCAGCAGGCATAGGGCTGGCGGCAGTAAAGGCCATCCTATGTAACTGGATGGTATGCATGGGCGTGGTGATGGGGATTACGTCGCGCTCAACTCTTGGCAAGATCGCTGCATGCTGGCTGCCCGTCTTCACCTTCTTCACACTGGGCTACGAACACTCGGTCGTAAACATGTTCGTGATACCCGCTGGCATGCTGATGGGCGCACCGGTTTCTATCCGCGAATGGTGGATATGGAATCAGATTCCAGTCACCATCGGAAATCTCCTCGGAGGGTTTCTCTTCGTGGGACTGCCGATGCTTTGGCTTCGTTCTGAACAAGTACAGAGAGTTGCTCCCGCGGGCCAATCGGCGGAGCCCGGCCCTGAAACGTTCATCGATCCGCAACCGAGCGCCGTCGAAGCCTGA
- a CDS encoding alginate export family protein, with protein sequence MFKKYRVVVTAIALLMMTTAPAFCQAQAPPGNMPVSISVYDRTRADAWQWFAAPPESETYGYVESLLRVGIAQRVHRVDWSLELAQPSVLGLPNDAISPVSAQGQLGLGGTYYAANSNSHPAAAFLKQGFVRYHFNNGSDNDSAVRLGRFEFVEGQEMQPKNSAINWLQTNRIAHRLVGNFGFSNAQRSFDGIDAHYSSRSWDVTAMVGRADQGVVNMNGNPELNVDIQYLAFTQSALKQHVLWRVFGLGYHDGRTGITKTDNRALAVRATDHRNIRVGTYGGDFLATVPAGQGQFDFLFWGAIQNGSWGVLSHSANAVAVEGGYQPTKTARSPWLRGGWFRGSGDSNTTDGKHNTFFQVLPTPRIYARIPFYNLMNNTDEFMQVNEKPFSKLALRADLQWLQLTSNSDLWYQGGGAFDNKVFGYTGRPGNRSSSFASVADISADWQATKSVGLNFYYAHAWGKTVVRKIYPVDPNAQYGYVELVYRWGTNQRKTQN encoded by the coding sequence ATGTTTAAAAAATATCGTGTTGTAGTAACGGCGATCGCACTGCTGATGATGACCACGGCTCCCGCTTTCTGCCAGGCGCAGGCCCCACCAGGCAACATGCCCGTCAGCATCTCTGTTTACGACCGGACGCGCGCGGATGCGTGGCAGTGGTTCGCGGCGCCTCCTGAATCGGAGACGTACGGTTACGTCGAATCGCTGCTGCGCGTCGGCATTGCGCAGCGCGTTCATCGCGTGGACTGGTCGCTCGAGTTGGCGCAGCCATCCGTGCTTGGCCTGCCAAACGATGCTATCTCTCCGGTATCTGCTCAGGGACAACTCGGGCTCGGTGGAACCTACTATGCGGCTAACAGCAATTCCCACCCCGCTGCGGCCTTCCTGAAGCAGGGATTTGTGCGCTACCACTTCAATAATGGCAGCGACAACGACAGTGCAGTGCGCCTAGGGAGGTTTGAGTTTGTCGAGGGGCAGGAGATGCAGCCGAAGAACTCCGCGATCAACTGGCTGCAAACCAACCGGATTGCTCATCGACTGGTGGGCAACTTCGGATTCTCCAACGCTCAGCGCAGCTTCGACGGCATCGACGCACACTACAGCTCTCGCTCCTGGGACGTTACCGCCATGGTTGGCCGAGCCGATCAGGGCGTCGTCAACATGAACGGTAATCCCGAGCTGAACGTTGACATTCAATACCTTGCGTTCACGCAATCGGCGCTGAAGCAGCACGTCCTGTGGCGTGTCTTCGGCCTCGGCTATCACGACGGACGCACAGGTATCACTAAAACGGACAACCGCGCACTGGCCGTCAGGGCTACGGACCATCGAAACATTCGGGTTGGCACCTACGGCGGCGATTTTCTCGCGACTGTTCCAGCCGGTCAGGGCCAGTTCGACTTCCTCTTTTGGGGCGCGATTCAGAACGGAAGCTGGGGAGTTCTCAGCCACAGTGCCAACGCCGTCGCAGTGGAAGGTGGATACCAGCCAACGAAAACAGCACGGTCCCCGTGGCTGCGTGGTGGATGGTTCCGCGGCAGTGGCGACAGCAACACGACAGACGGCAAGCACAACACCTTCTTTCAGGTGCTGCCGACACCGCGAATCTATGCACGAATTCCGTTCTACAACCTGATGAACAATACAGACGAGTTTATGCAGGTCAACGAGAAGCCCTTCAGCAAGCTCGCTTTACGGGCCGACCTGCAATGGCTGCAACTTACCTCGAACAGTGACCTCTGGTATCAGGGGGGCGGAGCTTTCGACAATAAAGTCTTCGGATACACGGGACGCCCAGGCAACCGATCGTCGTCCTTTGCCTCCGTCGCGGACATTAGCGCCGACTGGCAGGCTACGAAGTCGGTGGGGCTGAACTTTTACTATGCGCACGCCTGGGGCAAAACGGTCGTCAGAAAGATCTATCCCGTAGATCCCAATGCACAGTATGGTTACGTAGAGCTTGTATACCGCTGGGGGACCAACCAGAGAAAAACCCAGAATTGA